In Acidobacteriota bacterium, one DNA window encodes the following:
- the queC gene encoding 7-cyano-7-deazaguanine synthase QueC, protein MMKAIVLFSGGIDSTTSLYWASNKYNEIFPITFDYSQTHQIEIEMAKKIVERLNLTHKIFKIDLTQIGASALTNKNIQIPEIKNLSEIGDGIPATYVPFRNGIFLSVAAAYGESINVFEIVCGFNVIDSPNYPDTREEFLKSMEAVLNIGTSSSAKNKKFSLVAPFLKLKKSELIKLGLDLGADYSYSISCYRGSEIPCFSCSSCILRETAWKDIGQEDHLITRLKKEGKLKSPL, encoded by the coding sequence ATGATGAAAGCAATTGTTCTTTTTTCAGGAGGAATTGATTCAACAACATCGCTTTACTGGGCATCCAATAAATATAATGAAATTTTTCCTATTACTTTTGACTATTCCCAGACCCACCAGATTGAAATTGAAATGGCAAAAAAAATAGTAGAGAGGCTTAATTTAACTCACAAAATTTTTAAAATTGACTTAACTCAGATTGGAGCCTCAGCTCTTACTAATAAGAATATACAGATTCCGGAGATAAAAAATCTTTCTGAAATCGGAGATGGAATTCCTGCCACATATGTTCCTTTCAGAAACGGAATTTTTCTCTCGGTTGCTGCAGCTTACGGAGAATCGATAAATGTTTTTGAAATAGTGTGCGGGTTTAATGTGATTGATTCTCCAAATTACCCTGATACGAGAGAAGAGTTTTTGAAATCGATGGAAGCCGTGTTAAATATCGGAACATCTTCCTCGGCTAAAAATAAGAAATTCTCTTTAGTAGCTCCATTTTTAAAGCTCAAAAAATCCGAACTTATAAAATTGGGCCTTGATCTTGGAGCTGATTATTCTTATTCAATTTCTTGTTACAGAGGAAGCGAAATCCCCTGTTTTTCCTGCTCCTCATGTATATTAAGGGAAACCGCCTGGAAAGATATTGGACAGGAAGACCATCTGATCACAAGACTGAAAAAAGAAGGAAAATTAAAGAGCCCCCTTTAA
- a CDS encoding type II toxin-antitoxin system HicB family antitoxin has product MILEYIEKAMERAVYEKLEDGTYCGEILDCPGTIAFGKTLFECQKELKSVLEGWIIIGLRHGHEIPVIDNIDLNPKRATVNE; this is encoded by the coding sequence ATGATTTTAGAATACATTGAAAAAGCAATGGAAAGGGCTGTGTATGAAAAATTGGAAGATGGGACTTATTGTGGAGAAATCTTAGATTGCCCAGGCACAATAGCTTTCGGAAAAACTCTTTTCGAATGCCAAAAAGAATTAAAATCAGTGCTTGAGGGCTGGATAATTATCGGTCTTCGACATGGCCATGAAATACCTGTAATAGATAATATTGATTTAAATCCAAAAAGAGCAACAGTTAATGAGTAG